AGGAACAACCCTCTCCTGCAATCTcgtgcaatctttttttttttcttccaaaataCAAGACATTGTTGTTCCTGTAGCATGTTGCCGTGGAAGTCCGTTAAATTGACGGCTCTTCCGCTCTTCTGCTGTCTCCCAGCCCTCGTATTATCCTTGAGACTCTCCAGAAACAAGAATCTCCAAACGCATGCTTACTCTCCTTTTCGCACTCTTCTTCATGCAACACCACACATCACACTATCTAACATATGGGAATGAAGTGGTTGGTGAAAATGGGGTTTGGTTTGGTAAGGCTACTTTCTATCCCTTTCTATCAGCTTTCCACCCCCGAttccattttaaaaaatgataccAGAGGATCAAACGTAAGCCGACTCGCTGGACTGGGTCCTGCCCAGGTTTGGAGGCTGTGACAGGTGTGCCATGTCCTTTTTTCGGATCTCACAGATGGACTTGCGCCGTGCCTGGACCCCCCGGATGGCCGTCTTGATCTTCCTCCAGCCCAGATGGTTGAGCTCGGCCAGGTTGAGAACAACGCAAATGCCGCTCACGGCAAACATAAACACCAGGAAGACTGTCTTCTCGGTGGGGCGTGACACATAACACTCCACTTCTTTGAGGCATGGATAGCGGTCGCACTCAAAGATCCCTGGTACGCTGAAGCCATACAGGAAGTACTGGCCTGCCAGAAAGCCGATCTCCAAGGCGTTACGGAACACGACCTGGATGACGTAGAAACGAGAAATGCCTTCTTGCCGACGCACTTTGGAGCTCTTGCTGTGGGTGAGGCCACGTGCTACATTAGGGATCTCTTTGACCTCGAGGCAGTCGGGTTCATCTTTGCCCCCGCTGCTGTCTGGGTGTTGCACGAGAATGCCGTTGACGCTGCGCACTTTGCGGGTGCCTTCTCGACTGTAGTCCTTATCCATCATGGGGTAGAGGAAGGAATAGCGGCGGTCTCGCTGTTTTGCTGATTGGTGCACAGAGTAGGTGATGAAGCACAGACTCGGGGTGCACACCAGGATGATCTGAAAGACCCAGTAGCGGATGTGCGAGATAGGGAAGGCCTTGTCGTAGCAGGCCTGGTTGCAGCCCGGCTGAAGCGTGTTACATATGAACATTGTCTGCTCGTCCTCGTACACCGTCTCGCCCACAATGGCTACAATAAGGATCCGGAAGATCACGACGACTGTCAGTAGAATCCTAAAGAAAAAAggggagtgggtggaaaaaaatattaattagaaAACCTCATGAAAGCAAAAAGAGGCTTCCTCTGACGTACATCTTTTCACTCATATGCTAATTAGCCATGTTTGTGCTATTCAAATGGTGCTTTTCTCCATGCTTTTCATGGCTGTCTCAGCTCGTTTTTAATAAAGAAGCCTATTTTTACACTCAGCCACTAATTATAGCAGTGCCTTCTGTG
The genomic region above belongs to Silurus meridionalis isolate SWU-2019-XX chromosome 20, ASM1480568v1, whole genome shotgun sequence and contains:
- the LOC124403342 gene encoding gap junction delta-2 protein, which codes for MGEWTILERLLEAAVQQHSTMIGRILLTVVVIFRILIVAIVGETVYEDEQTMFICNTLQPGCNQACYDKAFPISHIRYWVFQIILVCTPSLCFITYSVHQSAKQRDRRYSFLYPMMDKDYSREGTRKVRSVNGILVQHPDSSGGKDEPDCLEVKEIPNVARGLTHSKSSKVRRQEGISRFYVIQVVFRNALEIGFLAGQYFLYGFSVPGIFECDRYPCLKEVECYVSRPTEKTVFLVFMFAVSGICVVLNLAELNHLGWRKIKTAIRGVQARRKSICEIRKKDMAHLSQPPNLGRTQSSESAYV